A genomic window from Nomascus leucogenys isolate Asia chromosome 10, Asia_NLE_v1, whole genome shotgun sequence includes:
- the RGS9BP gene encoding regulator of G-protein signaling 9-binding protein — MAREECKALLDGLNKTTACYHHLVLTVGGSADSQNLRQELQKTRQKAQELAVSTCARLTAVLRDRGLAADERAEFERLWVAFSGCLDLLEADMRRALELGAAFPLHAPLRPLVRTGVAGASSGVAARALSTRSLRLEAEGDFDVADLRELEREVLQVGEMIDNMEMKVNVPRWTVQARQAAGAELLPTVSAGPSSVVSVEERGGGCDPRKALAAILFGAVLLAAVALAVCVAKLS; from the coding sequence ATGGCGAGGGAGGAGTGCAAAGCGCTGCTGGACGGGCTCAACAAGACGACTGCGTGCTACCACCACCTGGTGCTGACCGTCGGCGGCTCGGCGGACTCGCAGAACCTGCGGCAGGAGCTGCAAAAGACGCGCCAGAAGGCTCAAGAGCTGGCGGTGTCCACCTGCGCCCGGCTGACTGCCGTGCTGCGCGACCGGGGCCTGGCCGCCGACGAGCGCGCCGAGTTCGAGCGGCTCTGGGTGGCCTTCTCGGGCTGTCTGGACCTGCTGGAAGCGGACATGCGACGCGCGCTGGAGCTGGGCGCTGCGTTCCCGCTGCACGCGCCGCTGCGGCCGCTGGTGCGCACAGGTGTGGCTGGTGCCTCCTCCGGCGTGGCGGCGCGCGCGCTGAGCACCCGCAGCCTGCGGCTCGAGGCGGAGGGCGACTTCGACGTCGCGGACCTGCGGGAGCTGGAGCGCGAGGTCCTTCAGGTGGGCGAGATGATCGACAACATGGAGATGAAGGTCAACGTGCCCCGCTGGACCGTGCAAGCCCGGCAGGCGGCGGGCGCCGAGCTCCTGCCCACGGTCAGCGCCGGCCCCTCGTCGGTGGTGTCTGTGGAGGAGCGCGGGGGGGGTTGCGACCCCAGGAAGGCCCTGGCCGCCATCCTTTTCGGCGCTGTGCTGCTGGCGGCTGTGGCCCTAGCCGTGTGCGTGGCGAAGCTGAGTTGA